Proteins from a genomic interval of Rhipicephalus microplus isolate Deutch F79 chromosome 6, USDA_Rmic, whole genome shotgun sequence:
- the LOC119167470 gene encoding iris, whose amino-acid sequence MSTDLTTAIVAFTLDLYKQLLSESSSETKNVVVSPFSIAAALSMTLAGAKGNTAAEITNVLHTKDDMIHAHFADFFAKVATCAPDVTLDVANRMYTEQTFKVLESYLTMLKKFYKSTVVPVDFKNNAEAARLAVNAWVEETTKSKIKDLLASGVVGCDTALVLVNAIYFKGLWKTQFNPKVTSLQEFYTSKELSKQVHMMYKQSHFKINTECSDLNANAIEIPYKGGKMSMVILLPHEIDGLPKLEAALTPSKLSDVLKGLYSTTVDLSLPRFKIEYSIDLKRTLSAMGVKDLFTDNAADLSGIDGQRDLVISAAIHKAFVEVNEEGTEAAAATGMVAMARCASMGIPFSVDHPFMYFIRSHDPDVILFAGSVRDV is encoded by the coding sequence ATGTCAACCGACCTGACCACAGCAATCGTTGCCTTTACCCTGGACCTGTACAAGCAACTTCTTTCTGAAAGCAGCAGTGAGACAAAGAATGTTGTCGTTTCTCCATTCAGCATTGCAGCTGCTCTGTCAATGACTCTTGCTGGTGCCAAAGGGAACACAGCCGCTGAAATCACCAATGTCTTGCATACAAAAGATGACATGATCCACGCCCACTTCGCCGACTTCTTTGCCAAGGTCGCAACTTGTGCACCTGACGTGACACTGGACGTTGCTAATCGAATGTACACTGAACAGACATTCAAGGTCTTGGAAAGCTACCTTACTATGCTTAAGAAGTTTTATAAAAGCACCGTTGTGCCCGTTGATTTCAAGAACAATGCCGAAGCGGCCAGACTTGCAGTTAACGCCTGGGTAGAGGAAACCACTAAGTCTAAAATCAAAGACCTTCTTGCCAGTGGTGTTGTAGGTTGCGACACTGCACTCGTATTGGTGAATGCCATTTACTTCAAGGGCCTATGGAAGACACAGTTCAATCCTAAGGTGACCAGCCTGCAGGAGTTCTACACGTCCAAGGAATTGTCTAAACAGGTCCACATGATGTACAAGCAGTCACACTTTAAGATCAACACTGAATGCTCTGACCTAAACGCAAATGCCATCGAAATTCCATACAAAGGTGGCAAGATGTCCATGGTGATTCTTCTGCCCCATGAAATCGACGGACTTCCGAAGTTGGAGGCAGCACTCACGCCATCCAAACTGTCGGATGTCTTAAAGGGACTCTATTCAACAACAGTTGACCTCAGCCTTCCACGTTTCAAGATTGAGTACAGCATAGACCTCAAGAGAACGCTTAGTGCCATGGGTGTGAAGGATTTGTTCACCGACAATGCAGCTGATCTCTCGGGAATCGACGGACAAAGGGATCTCGTGATTTCGGCGGCAATTCACAAAGCCTTCGTGGAAGTCAACGAGGAGGGAACGGAGGCGGCAGCAGCTACAGGAATGGTGGCAATGGCAAGGTGTGCCAGCATGGGTATTCCGTTCTCGGTCGACCACCCGTTTATGTACTTCATTCGAAGTCACGACCCGGACGTTATTCTTTTTGCAGGGTCAGTACGTGATGTGTAG